The following are encoded in a window of Passer domesticus isolate bPasDom1 chromosome 30, bPasDom1.hap1, whole genome shotgun sequence genomic DNA:
- the LOC135287725 gene encoding olfactory receptor 14A16-like translates to MSNSSSISHFLLLALADTRQLQLLHFCLLLGISLAALLANGLIISAVACGHHLHTPMFFFLLNLALSDLGSICTTVPKAMHNSLWDTRNISYTGCAAQIFLLIFFIGAEFSLLTIMCYDRYVSICKPLHYRTLLGSRACAHMAAAAWASAFLYSLLHTANTFSLPLCHGNALGQFFCEVPQILKLSCSHSYLRELGLLALGACLLFGCFAFIVFSYVQIFRAVLRIPSEHGRHKAFSTCLPHLAVLSLFIITSFLTYLKPPSISSPSLDLALSVLYSVVPPALNPLIYSLRNQELKAAVWRLMTGCFHKH, encoded by the coding sequence atgtccaacagcagctccatcagccacttcctcctgctggcactggcagacacgcggcagctgcagctcctgcacttctgcctcttgctgggcatctccctggctgccctcctggccaacggcctcatcatcagcgccgtagcctgcggccaccacctgcacacgcccatgttcttcttcctgctcaacctggccctcagcgacctgggctccatctgcaccactgtccccaaagccatgcacaattccctctgggacaccaggaacatctcctacacaggatgtgctgcacagatATTTCTCCTTATCTTCTTCATTGGAGCAGAgttttccctcctgaccatcatgtgctacgaccgctacgtgtccatctgcaaacccctgcactacagaaccctcctgggcagcagagcttgtgcccacatggcagcagctgcctgggccagtgcctttctctattcactgctgcacacagccaatacattttccctgcccctgtgccatggcaatgccctgggccagttcttctgtgaggTGCctcagatcctcaagctctcctgctcacacTCCTATCTCAGGGAACTTGGCCTTCTTGCTCTTGGTGCCTGTTTGCTATTTGGTTGTTTTGcattcattgttttctcctatgtgcagatcttcagggctgtgctgaggatcccctctgagcacggacggcacaaagccttttccacctgcctccctcacctggccgtgCTCTCCCTGTTCATCATCACCTCATTTTTGACctacctgaagcccccctccatttcctccccatccctggatctggccctgtcagttctgtactcggtggtgcctccagccctgaaccccctcatctacagcctaaggaaccaggagctcaaggctgcagtgtggagactgatgactggatgctttcacaaacattaa